The following are from one region of the Cyanobium gracile PCC 6307 genome:
- the bioB gene encoding biotin synthase BioB translates to MTLRHDWSRQEIQDLLDLPLMDLLWQAQAVHRSANPGYHVQLASLLSVKTGGCEEDCAYCPQSMHHPSDVAGRPELAVEPVLERAMQAKAAGAHRFCMGWAWREIRDGAPFEAMLAMVRGVRELGLEACVTAGMLTGGQAARLAEAGLTAYNHNLDTSPEHYDRIISTRTYQERLDTLQRVRSAGIDLCCGGIIGMGETPDDRAGLLQVLACLDPHPESVPINALVPVEGTPLEDRPPVDPLELVRMVATARILMPHSRVRLSAGREQLGREAQILCLLAGADSIFYGDTLLTTANPAVASDRELLRAAGVRVQLEGQPATATPTAPATAIAGR, encoded by the coding sequence ATGACCCTGCGCCACGACTGGTCCCGCCAGGAAATCCAGGACCTGCTCGACCTGCCCCTGATGGATCTGCTGTGGCAGGCCCAGGCGGTGCACCGCAGCGCCAACCCCGGCTACCACGTGCAGCTGGCCTCGCTGCTGAGCGTCAAGACCGGCGGCTGCGAGGAGGACTGCGCCTACTGCCCCCAGTCGATGCACCACCCCAGTGACGTGGCTGGCCGTCCGGAGCTGGCGGTGGAGCCGGTGCTGGAGCGCGCCATGCAGGCCAAGGCGGCCGGCGCCCACCGCTTCTGCATGGGCTGGGCCTGGCGGGAGATCCGGGATGGTGCCCCCTTCGAGGCCATGCTCGCCATGGTGCGCGGGGTGCGGGAGCTGGGGCTGGAGGCCTGCGTCACCGCCGGCATGCTCACAGGCGGCCAGGCGGCCCGACTGGCGGAGGCGGGACTGACCGCCTACAACCACAACCTCGACACCAGCCCCGAGCACTACGACCGGATCATCTCCACCCGCACCTATCAGGAGCGTCTCGACACCCTGCAGCGGGTGAGGAGCGCCGGCATCGACCTCTGCTGCGGCGGCATCATCGGCATGGGCGAGACGCCGGACGACCGGGCCGGGCTGCTGCAGGTGCTGGCCTGCCTGGATCCCCACCCCGAGAGCGTGCCGATCAATGCCCTGGTGCCCGTGGAGGGCACCCCGCTGGAGGACCGGCCTCCGGTCGATCCCCTGGAGCTGGTGCGCATGGTGGCCACCGCCCGCATCCTCATGCCCCACAGCCGGGTGCGCCTCAGCGCCGGGCGCGAGCAGCTGGGGCGGGAAGCCCAGATCCTCTGCCTGCTGGCGGGGGCCGATTCAATCTTCTACGGCGACACCCTGCTCACCACCGCCAACCCGGCGGTGGCCAGCGACCGGGAGCTGCTGCGGGCCGCCGGGGTGCGGGTGCAGCTGGAGGGGCAGCCCGCCACGGCCACCCCAACCGCTCCCGCCACCGCCATTGCCGGCCGCTGA
- a CDS encoding M10 family metallopeptidase C-terminal domain-containing protein: protein MATASLTINNQSGGSLYYYVVGPEFSIQPIPPGQASTLSPGLNTLAIEAAPQMRIYVSSSATLFANPGQEPIGWNIIAPFSFYEYTIDGSGFSADMSYIDDWAYPIQTNITDSSGSVHNFGFLNAAAIAMDFAALPPGGFVTSAASGKGVGTASNLWDAPNRRFVGPMRLWQQQVIMANAVQLGQPAYWPPNAPAGWVQFLKEVPYGPSPFGYPRSAGASSLNPQQTYPAFGFDFSTNTSWTAMNGKQGGLVPQPTGEQLYAHNWNVWNYGYTDADPSADKPNPNYSFELNAYTSILRSQAAREKAAGRLPDTAGTSPTASNPNFVGFYTASKDDYYGTFTVAAIANVSLTIGALAPSSIGTSGHDGIVGTGGPDILSGGYGADWLAGAPLAPNWSAPNNFRDLAFFALPGVPAQWKGLVGGGRDTFVYVRADSSLSSPQRRDVITDFAADDRIDLSRVDADSRRAGVQSFTWIGSRAFYGEAGQLRLEQNRRQNHALLQGDLDGNGSSDFEVMLMGPVQFSASNLILS, encoded by the coding sequence ATGGCCACCGCCTCCCTGACCATCAACAACCAGTCGGGAGGCAGCCTCTATTACTACGTCGTCGGGCCAGAATTCAGCATTCAGCCCATCCCACCCGGCCAGGCCAGCACCCTCTCGCCGGGCCTGAACACCCTGGCGATCGAGGCCGCTCCTCAGATGAGGATTTACGTCTCGAGCTCGGCCACGCTGTTCGCCAACCCTGGCCAGGAACCGATCGGCTGGAACATCATAGCCCCCTTCTCCTTCTACGAATACACGATCGATGGCAGCGGCTTTTCCGCTGACATGTCCTACATCGATGACTGGGCCTATCCGATCCAGACCAACATCACCGACAGCAGTGGAAGCGTCCACAATTTCGGCTTCCTGAACGCGGCGGCGATCGCCATGGATTTCGCCGCCCTGCCGCCGGGCGGATTCGTCACCAGCGCCGCCTCGGGGAAGGGTGTCGGGACGGCATCGAATCTCTGGGATGCCCCGAACCGGCGATTCGTCGGCCCGATGCGGCTCTGGCAGCAGCAGGTGATCATGGCCAATGCCGTTCAGTTGGGGCAACCGGCCTACTGGCCGCCGAATGCTCCCGCGGGCTGGGTCCAGTTCCTCAAGGAGGTGCCCTACGGGCCCTCCCCCTTCGGCTACCCCCGTTCCGCCGGCGCCAGCAGCCTCAATCCCCAGCAGACCTATCCCGCCTTCGGTTTCGACTTCTCCACCAACACCTCCTGGACCGCCATGAATGGCAAGCAGGGGGGGCTGGTTCCCCAGCCAACGGGAGAACAACTCTATGCCCACAACTGGAATGTATGGAACTACGGCTACACCGACGCCGACCCCAGTGCGGACAAACCGAATCCGAACTATTCTTTTGAATTGAATGCGTACACGTCCATCCTCCGCTCCCAGGCGGCGCGGGAGAAGGCGGCCGGCCGACTCCCCGACACCGCCGGAACATCACCGACGGCCAGCAACCCGAACTTCGTCGGCTTCTATACGGCGTCCAAGGACGACTACTACGGCACGTTCACGGTCGCCGCGATCGCCAATGTCAGCCTCACCATCGGAGCCTTGGCCCCGTCCAGCATCGGCACCAGCGGCCATGACGGCATCGTCGGCACTGGCGGCCCCGACATCCTCTCGGGTGGCTACGGAGCCGACTGGCTGGCGGGTGCCCCCCTGGCCCCGAACTGGTCCGCACCGAACAACTTCCGCGACCTGGCGTTCTTCGCTCTGCCCGGAGTGCCGGCCCAGTGGAAAGGTCTGGTGGGCGGTGGCCGCGATACCTTCGTTTATGTCCGGGCCGACAGCAGCCTCAGCAGCCCCCAGCGGCGCGATGTGATCACCGACTTCGCCGCCGACGACAGGATCGATCTCTCGAGGGTGGACGCTGACAGCCGCCGCGCTGGCGTTCAGTCCTTCACCTGGATCGGCTCCAGGGCGTTCTACGGGGAGGCGGGCCAGCTGCGACTGGAGCAGAACCGCCGGCAGAATCACGCCCTCCTGCAGGGAGATCTCGACGGCAACGGCAGCAGCGACTTCGAAGTGATGCTCATGGGGCCGGTCCAGTTCTCGGCCTCCAACCTGATCCTCTCCTGA
- a CDS encoding isoprenyl transferase — protein sequence MSRALATTPSSDPDQLPAQLDPARLPRHVAVIMDGNGRWARQRGLPRAMGHRAGVEVLKRTLRHCSDWGIGALTAYAFSTENWTRPGEEVAFLMALFERVLARELEALERQQVRIRFLGDLEPLPEGLKVLITDATERTAGNTGIHFNVCTNYGGRSELVRAARRLAEQAARGELDPALIDEEIFAAELFTAGDADPDLLIRTSGEQRISNFLLWQLAYAELHITEVLWPDFDTEALLAALLDYQGRQRRFGGVHNGVENAP from the coding sequence ATGAGTCGCGCCCTGGCGACCACTCCATCGTCCGATCCCGACCAGCTGCCCGCCCAGCTGGATCCGGCTCGGCTGCCCCGCCACGTGGCCGTGATCATGGACGGCAACGGCCGCTGGGCCCGGCAGCGGGGGCTGCCCCGGGCCATGGGCCACCGGGCCGGGGTGGAGGTGCTCAAGCGCACCCTGCGCCACTGCAGCGACTGGGGCATCGGTGCCCTCACCGCCTACGCCTTCTCCACCGAGAACTGGACCCGGCCCGGTGAGGAGGTGGCCTTCCTGATGGCCCTGTTCGAGCGCGTGCTCGCCCGGGAACTGGAAGCCCTCGAGCGCCAGCAGGTGCGCATCCGCTTCCTCGGTGATCTGGAGCCCCTGCCGGAGGGTCTGAAGGTCCTGATCACCGATGCCACCGAGCGCACGGCCGGCAACACCGGCATCCATTTCAACGTCTGCACCAACTACGGCGGCCGCAGCGAGCTGGTACGGGCGGCCCGCCGCCTCGCCGAGCAGGCGGCCCGCGGTGAGCTCGACCCGGCCCTCATCGACGAAGAGATCTTTGCCGCCGAACTGTTCACCGCCGGCGATGCCGACCCCGACCTGCTGATCCGCACCAGCGGTGAGCAGCGCATCAGCAACTTCCTGCTCTGGCAGCTGGCCTATGCCGAGCTGCACATCACCGAGGTGCTCTGGCCCGACTTCGACACCGAGGCCCTGCTGGCGGCGCTGCTGGATTATCAGGGGCGCCAGCGCCGCTTCGGCGGCGTCCATAACGGTGTGGAGAACGCCCCATGA
- a CDS encoding glycoside hydrolase family 10 protein, producing the protein MAGLNRHGPLRRAALVLCGGLLAGVLSGVLASLPLLTPPVKAQEPPATVQGQPEELRGVWLTANDMPVLRDRGRMQAAVDQLAELGFNRLYPVVWNGGFAYYPSRVSEARQLQDFTFRGLQGQDILAELISAGRNRGLKVIPWFEFGFMAPPESPLARRHRSWLTQTRDGGLTSTSAAGRVVWLNPFRPEVQQLITDLVLELVNDWGADGIQFDDHMSLPREFGYDPFTTALYRKETGRDPPANPEDPAWVKWRADRITAFLDQLARAVRAARPGALISISPNYYDFAYKLQLQDWRAWVRRGIADELLVQIYRPDLESYHPHLSRPEVQEARQRIPTAIAVLSGQRNRPTPLALMAQKLAANRARGLGVAFFYFESLWSLGPEPPAERIAGLAQMLGPRQQKLAAPRARRDSPPPLPPPLP; encoded by the coding sequence ATGGCCGGCTTGAACCGACACGGCCCCCTTCGCCGGGCCGCCCTGGTCCTCTGCGGGGGCCTGCTGGCCGGGGTGCTGTCGGGTGTGCTGGCGAGCCTGCCGCTGCTGACGCCGCCCGTGAAAGCCCAGGAGCCGCCAGCGACGGTTCAGGGGCAGCCCGAGGAACTGCGGGGGGTGTGGCTCACCGCCAACGACATGCCGGTGCTGCGGGACCGCGGCCGCATGCAGGCTGCCGTGGATCAGCTGGCGGAGCTGGGCTTCAACCGGCTCTATCCGGTGGTCTGGAACGGCGGTTTCGCTTACTACCCCAGCCGGGTGAGCGAGGCGCGCCAGCTGCAGGACTTCACCTTCCGCGGCCTGCAGGGGCAGGACATCCTGGCCGAGCTGATCAGCGCCGGCCGCAATCGCGGGCTCAAGGTGATCCCCTGGTTCGAGTTCGGCTTCATGGCGCCACCGGAGTCGCCGCTGGCCCGGCGGCACCGCAGCTGGCTCACCCAGACCCGCGACGGCGGGCTCACCTCCACCAGTGCCGCCGGCCGGGTGGTGTGGCTCAATCCCTTCCGGCCGGAGGTGCAGCAGCTGATCACCGACCTTGTGCTGGAGCTGGTGAATGACTGGGGCGCCGACGGCATCCAGTTCGACGACCACATGAGCCTGCCGCGGGAGTTCGGCTACGACCCCTTCACCACGGCGCTCTACCGCAAGGAGACCGGAAGGGATCCACCGGCCAACCCTGAGGACCCGGCCTGGGTGAAATGGCGCGCTGACCGGATCACCGCCTTCCTCGACCAGCTGGCCCGGGCGGTGCGGGCCGCCCGCCCCGGCGCCCTGATCTCGATCTCCCCCAACTACTACGACTTCGCCTACAAGCTTCAGCTGCAGGACTGGCGCGCCTGGGTGCGGCGCGGCATCGCCGATGAACTGCTGGTGCAGATCTACCGCCCCGATCTGGAGAGCTACCACCCTCACCTCAGCCGGCCGGAGGTGCAGGAGGCCCGCCAGCGCATCCCCACCGCCATCGCCGTGTTGAGCGGCCAGCGCAACCGCCCCACCCCCCTGGCGCTGATGGCCCAGAAGCTGGCCGCCAACCGCGCCAGGGGCCTGGGGGTGGCGTTCTTCTACTTCGAGAGCCTGTGGAGCCTGGGTCCCGAGCCGCCCGCCGAGCGCATCGCCGGGCTAGCTCAGATGCTGGGCCCCCGTCAGCAGAAGCTGGCCGCCCCCAGGGCGCGCAGAGACTCACCGCCGCCCTTGCCACCGCCGCTTCCTTAG
- a CDS encoding DUF952 domain-containing protein: MAQALPILYSFRRCPFAIRARLVLASAGLRPGVDLELREVHLGRKPPELLEASAAATVPTLVLPPDAASTPPVAARVLPDSLAVMAWALERHDPGDLGRQGGSEAAGRDRGRIAALIAENDGAFKHHLDRFKYAHRHPEDDREQQRGAALAILRGWSATLEAGGWLVGGRPSLADVALLPFVRQFRLADPEGFDRQADLAPLQDWLQRFLQGADLAAVMAEPWAPRRPWRSDGWIYHLALGGEWRDAKARGVYERSTRGQTLQEVGFIHASGSHQVEATYGRFYADAEEVLLLTIDPRRLSAPLLWEPAPNSGECFPHIHGPLPLEAVLAAEPFPPPLAGARC, translated from the coding sequence ATGGCGCAGGCCCTGCCCATCCTCTACAGCTTCCGTCGCTGCCCCTTCGCGATCCGGGCGCGGCTGGTCCTGGCGTCGGCCGGGCTGAGGCCGGGGGTGGATCTCGAGCTGCGGGAGGTGCATCTGGGCCGCAAGCCCCCCGAGTTGCTGGAGGCCTCCGCCGCCGCCACCGTGCCGACCCTGGTGCTGCCACCGGACGCGGCCTCCACCCCCCCGGTGGCTGCCCGGGTGCTGCCGGACAGCCTGGCGGTGATGGCCTGGGCCCTGGAGCGCCACGACCCCGGCGACCTGGGGCGCCAGGGGGGCAGCGAAGCCGCTGGGCGGGACCGTGGCCGGATCGCCGCCCTGATCGCTGAGAACGACGGGGCGTTCAAGCACCATCTGGATCGCTTCAAGTACGCCCACCGCCATCCCGAGGACGACCGGGAGCAGCAGCGCGGGGCGGCGCTGGCCATCCTGCGGGGCTGGAGCGCGACCCTGGAGGCCGGCGGCTGGCTGGTGGGGGGGCGGCCGTCCCTGGCCGATGTAGCCCTGCTGCCCTTCGTGCGCCAGTTCCGGCTTGCCGATCCGGAGGGGTTCGACCGACAGGCGGATCTGGCGCCGCTGCAGGACTGGCTGCAGCGCTTCCTGCAGGGGGCCGATCTGGCCGCGGTGATGGCCGAGCCCTGGGCGCCACGGCGGCCCTGGCGCTCCGACGGTTGGATCTATCACCTGGCCCTGGGCGGCGAGTGGCGGGATGCCAAAGCCCGCGGCGTGTACGAGCGCTCGACCCGCGGCCAGACGCTGCAGGAGGTGGGCTTCATCCATGCCAGCGGTTCCCACCAGGTGGAGGCCACCTACGGGCGCTTCTACGCCGATGCGGAGGAGGTGCTGCTGCTGACCATCGACCCCCGGCGCCTGAGCGCGCCACTGCTCTGGGAGCCGGCACCAAACAGCGGCGAATGCTTCCCCCACATCCACGGACCGCTGCCCCTGGAGGCGGTGCTGGCCGCCGAGCCCTTCCCGCCGCCGCTGGCTGGCGCACGATGCTGA
- a CDS encoding DUF2256 domain-containing protein, with protein sequence MPQHLDRPTKLCPVCGRPFQWRRKWKDVWDQVRHCSERCRRNRNRARKDSSDPPPISKRATSAA encoded by the coding sequence ATGCCCCAACACCTGGATCGCCCCACCAAGCTCTGCCCGGTCTGCGGACGACCGTTCCAGTGGCGCAGAAAGTGGAAGGATGTCTGGGACCAGGTGCGCCACTGCTCCGAGCGCTGCCGACGCAACCGCAACCGCGCCCGCAAGGATTCTTCCGATCCCCCTCCGATCTCGAAGCGAGCCACCAGCGCCGCATGA
- a CDS encoding rhodanese-related sulfurtransferase, whose protein sequence is MRVQVASFYRFVPFGSEELPLWRARLLALGSEAGLKGTVLLAREGINGTVCGPAPSVAALLALLQADPRLADLEVRRSEATGAVFHRFKVRLKEEIVTMAEPSAQPARGTGIPVPPGRWNALLDDPDTLVIDTRNHYEVALGSFAGAIDPGTEHFRDFPAWVERHLRPLVAQRRPQRLALFCTGGIRCEKATAHLLNQGFEEVLQLQGGILNYLEQMPEAESRWHGECYVFDQRVALDHRLQPGAYHVCHACGLPLAPADLTLESYVAGVSCRHCIDRFTTADRERFAERQRQMGRADACGEAHIGRVMPGVGG, encoded by the coding sequence CTGAGGGTGCAGGTCGCCAGCTTCTACCGGTTCGTCCCCTTTGGCAGCGAGGAACTGCCGCTCTGGCGGGCCCGGCTGCTGGCCCTGGGCAGCGAGGCCGGCCTGAAGGGCACGGTGCTGCTGGCCCGCGAGGGCATCAACGGCACGGTCTGCGGGCCGGCGCCCTCCGTGGCCGCCCTGCTGGCGCTGCTGCAGGCCGACCCGCGCCTGGCGGACCTGGAGGTGAGGCGCAGTGAGGCCACCGGAGCGGTGTTCCACCGCTTCAAGGTGCGCCTCAAGGAGGAGATCGTGACCATGGCCGAGCCCTCGGCCCAGCCGGCGCGGGGCACGGGAATCCCGGTGCCCCCCGGGCGCTGGAACGCCCTGCTGGACGATCCCGACACCCTGGTCATCGACACCCGCAACCACTACGAGGTGGCCCTGGGCAGCTTCGCGGGGGCCATCGACCCGGGCACCGAGCACTTCCGCGACTTTCCCGCCTGGGTGGAGCGGCACCTGCGGCCCCTGGTGGCCCAGCGGCGGCCGCAGCGTCTGGCCCTGTTCTGCACCGGCGGCATCCGCTGCGAGAAGGCCACCGCCCACCTGCTGAACCAGGGGTTCGAGGAGGTGCTGCAGCTGCAGGGGGGGATCCTCAACTACCTGGAGCAGATGCCGGAAGCGGAGAGCCGCTGGCACGGCGAGTGCTACGTGTTCGACCAGCGGGTGGCCCTCGACCACCGGCTGCAGCCGGGCGCCTACCACGTGTGCCATGCCTGCGGCCTGCCCCTGGCCCCCGCCGACCTAACCCTGGAGAGCTACGTGGCCGGGGTGAGCTGCCGCCACTGCATCGATCGCTTCACCACGGCCGACCGGGAGAGGTTCGCCGAACGCCAACGCCAGATGGGACGGGCGGACGCCTGCGGTGAGGCGCACATCGGCCGGGTGATGCCCGGCGTGGGCGGCTGA
- a CDS encoding Nif11-like leader peptide family natural product precursor produces the protein MDNSEAAEQEQLESFLAHAAASGTLRARLGGLDAYQVVAIAAEEGFHFGVTTLHRAVCTGYVMRRPR, from the coding sequence ATGGACAACAGTGAAGCAGCGGAACAGGAGCAGCTGGAGAGCTTTCTGGCCCACGCAGCAGCTTCCGGGACGTTGCGGGCCCGGTTGGGCGGGTTGGATGCCTACCAGGTGGTGGCCATCGCCGCCGAGGAGGGGTTCCATTTCGGCGTGACCACGCTGCATCGGGCCGTCTGTACCGGCTACGTGATGCGCAGGCCCCGCTGA
- a CDS encoding magnesium transporter CorA family protein → MADPSFYRIGRTGPAMRVASAEEALSTSEADGFAWLHYREASRDELDQLVGLLGLHALSIEDCFDDHQIPKIDEFPDNTFILFNTFLYDHGVLEVGEINLFLGQRFLVSISHLDARHRSYLDGVEKMVERGIEEARQGPSHLMHLILDQVVDQKFVAIEALEDELNGVEEALMADPASFQPAELIRFRRYLLRLRKSLFHEREILSKICRGDFPLVSKKAIYHYRDIYDHLVRFYEVTESYRDIVTSLMEMYLSMLNNQMAKAANDTNATVRRLTLITTIFMPLTLLAGIGGMSEWTMITGPRNWHISYPAFMLAMVVIGFASYRVLSRLDRNPKATRRTQLSRRWRA, encoded by the coding sequence ATGGCTGACCCCAGCTTCTATCGGATCGGCCGCACCGGCCCGGCGATGCGTGTGGCGTCGGCCGAGGAGGCTCTGAGCACAAGCGAAGCGGACGGATTTGCCTGGCTGCATTACCGCGAGGCCAGCCGGGACGAACTGGACCAGCTCGTCGGTCTGCTGGGCCTGCACGCGCTGTCGATCGAGGATTGCTTCGATGATCATCAGATTCCCAAGATCGACGAGTTCCCTGACAACACCTTCATTCTCTTCAATACGTTTCTGTACGACCACGGCGTCCTGGAGGTGGGTGAGATCAACCTCTTCCTCGGTCAGCGATTTCTGGTCAGCATCAGCCATCTGGATGCCAGGCATCGCTCCTATCTCGATGGGGTGGAGAAGATGGTGGAGAGGGGGATCGAGGAGGCCCGCCAGGGTCCGTCCCACCTCATGCACCTGATCCTCGATCAGGTCGTCGATCAGAAGTTCGTGGCCATCGAGGCCCTCGAGGATGAGCTGAATGGAGTGGAAGAAGCCCTGATGGCGGATCCGGCGAGTTTCCAGCCAGCCGAGCTGATCCGTTTCCGGCGCTACCTGCTAAGGCTGCGCAAGAGCCTGTTTCATGAGCGGGAGATCCTCAGCAAGATCTGCCGGGGCGATTTCCCCTTGGTGTCGAAGAAGGCGATCTACCACTATCGCGACATCTACGACCATCTGGTGCGGTTCTACGAGGTGACCGAGTCGTACCGGGACATCGTCACCAGCCTGATGGAGATGTATCTGTCGATGCTCAACAATCAGATGGCCAAGGCCGCCAACGACACCAACGCCACCGTCCGGCGCCTGACACTGATCACGACGATCTTCATGCCGCTGACCCTGCTGGCGGGCATCGGCGGCATGTCCGAATGGACGATGATCACCGGCCCCCGCAACTGGCACATCTCCTATCCCGCGTTCATGCTCGCCATGGTCGTGATCGGCTTCGCCAGTTACCGCGTGCTCAGCCGCCTGGACCGGAATCCAAAGGCGACACGGCGCACTCAGTTGAGCCGGCGCTGGCGGGCCTGA
- the cdaA gene encoding diadenylate cyclase CdaA, protein MIWLRLIDFRLLLDLLFASLLGLLLLGRVTEARTLWLLRGYLFLVALAWFVQRYANLPLTSSLVDALVLACSLALAILWQGELRRLMELLGTGRLGVLFADRSRDQLASGSVSLLTEAAGRLSQARCGALIVLDLGSDLRPEDFLNPGIRIDAQLSVDLLLNLFAVDTPLHDGAVLVQKNRIVAAGVILPLSRQGLNRYGTRHLAAMGLTERHDGCFCIVVSEETGTLSLASQGRLERPITSSRLHDLLTDALASAPTGRSVAADPPEHRG, encoded by the coding sequence GTGATCTGGCTGCGGCTCATCGATTTCCGCCTGCTGCTGGATCTCCTGTTCGCTTCCCTGCTCGGGCTGCTCCTGTTGGGCCGGGTCACCGAAGCGCGCACCCTGTGGCTGTTGCGCGGCTATCTGTTCCTGGTGGCACTGGCCTGGTTCGTGCAGCGCTACGCCAACCTGCCGCTCACCAGCAGTCTGGTGGATGCGCTGGTGCTGGCCTGCAGCCTCGCCCTGGCGATCCTGTGGCAGGGGGAACTGCGGCGCCTGATGGAACTGCTGGGCACCGGACGCCTCGGCGTCCTGTTCGCCGACCGCAGCCGAGACCAGCTGGCATCGGGGTCGGTGAGCCTGCTCACCGAGGCGGCCGGCCGCCTCTCCCAGGCGCGCTGCGGCGCCCTGATCGTCCTCGACCTGGGCAGTGATCTGCGCCCGGAGGACTTCCTCAACCCGGGCATCCGCATCGATGCCCAGCTCTCCGTCGACCTGTTGCTCAACCTCTTTGCGGTGGACACGCCCCTGCACGACGGTGCCGTGCTGGTTCAGAAGAACCGCATCGTGGCGGCCGGGGTGATCCTGCCCCTCTCCCGCCAGGGCCTGAACCGCTACGGCACCCGCCACCTGGCCGCCATGGGACTGACCGAGCGCCACGACGGCTGTTTCTGCATCGTCGTCTCCGAGGAGACGGGTACCCTCTCGCTCGCCTCCCAGGGCCGGCTGGAGCGGCCGATCACCAGCAGCCGCCTTCACGACCTGCTCACCGACGCCCTGGCCTCCGCGCCCACAGGGCGTAGCGTGGCTGCGGACCCGCCGGAACATCGCGGATGA
- a CDS encoding chlorophyll a/b-binding protein — protein MSDSSARFGFVAFAETWNGRLAMLGFVIGLGTELLTGQGILSQIGLG, from the coding sequence ATGTCCGACTCCTCCGCCCGCTTCGGCTTCGTCGCCTTCGCCGAAACCTGGAACGGCCGTCTCGCCATGCTCGGCTTCGTGATCGGCCTCGGCACCGAACTGCTCACCGGCCAGGGGATCCTCTCCCAGATCGGCCTGGGCTGA
- a CDS encoding EF-hand domain-containing protein, which yields MSSVSLPAELMRRYRRLFRFYDRDGDGRHTLEGDFEPVAVRIARRWQGRPSRFPDLLGLLLDTYRHENTRRDRNHDGTVDQEEFVASHGRVFDAFQSDPRAAREFMARSAGGFFDVLDLDGDGQLDVDDLAAFAAAYGHTTAGIAANLDRMLAGLGLPPGRLPREAFLTLVEQYWFDPSPEAPGRHLFDGVGLNPAALAP from the coding sequence ATGTCGAGCGTCTCCCTGCCGGCCGAACTGATGCGGCGCTACCGCCGGCTGTTCCGGTTCTACGACCGCGACGGCGACGGCCGCCACACCTTGGAGGGTGACTTCGAACCGGTGGCGGTGCGGATCGCGCGGCGCTGGCAGGGCCGGCCCAGCCGCTTCCCCGATCTGCTCGGGCTGCTGCTCGACACCTACCGGCACGAGAACACTCGCCGCGACCGCAACCACGACGGCACGGTGGATCAGGAGGAGTTCGTCGCCTCCCATGGCCGCGTCTTTGACGCCTTCCAGAGCGATCCCCGGGCCGCGCGGGAGTTCATGGCCCGATCCGCCGGCGGTTTCTTCGATGTGCTCGACCTCGATGGCGATGGCCAGCTCGACGTCGACGACCTGGCCGCCTTCGCGGCCGCCTACGGCCACACCACCGCCGGCATCGCCGCCAACCTCGATCGGATGCTCGCCGGCCTGGGGCTGCCCCCCGGCCGCCTGCCGCGGGAGGCCTTCCTGACGCTGGTGGAGCAGTACTGGTTCGATCCCTCACCGGAGGCCCCCGGCCGCCATCTGTTCGACGGGGTGGGCCTGAATCCGGCGGCGCTCGCTCCCTAG